The Holophagales bacterium genome has a segment encoding these proteins:
- a CDS encoding phosphate ABC transporter ATP-binding protein has translation MKEIEVSGLRLAYGGKEVLHGISFDVYRNEILAVIGPAQSGKTSMLRCLNRTIDFTAAAKVSGTVSVGGEDVRTMSDVFALRRKIGMVAPLPTGLPLSIYDNVAFAPRCSGLTRKADLDPMVEKCLRQAALWDEVKDRIDSLGTALSGGQQQRLTIARALSHRPEILCLDEFSIAIDPVTTMRIEDVLKELREEITIILVTNLTQQARRLSDRTMFLLEGEIVELDASEVVFSGDARSEKTRDYVNGVFG, from the coding sequence ATCAAGGAGATCGAGGTCTCCGGCCTCCGCCTCGCCTACGGCGGGAAGGAGGTCCTCCACGGGATCTCCTTCGACGTCTATCGCAACGAGATCCTCGCCGTCATCGGGCCGGCCCAGTCGGGGAAGACCTCGATGCTGCGCTGCCTGAACCGCACGATCGACTTCACCGCCGCGGCGAAGGTCTCGGGGACCGTGAGCGTCGGCGGCGAGGACGTGCGGACGATGAGCGACGTCTTCGCCCTCCGCCGGAAGATCGGGATGGTCGCGCCGCTCCCGACCGGCCTCCCGCTGTCGATCTACGACAACGTCGCCTTCGCCCCGCGCTGCTCGGGCCTGACGCGGAAGGCCGACCTCGACCCGATGGTCGAGAAGTGCCTCCGGCAGGCCGCCCTCTGGGACGAGGTGAAGGACCGGATCGACAGCCTCGGCACCGCCCTCTCCGGCGGCCAGCAGCAGCGCCTCACCATCGCCCGCGCGCTGTCGCACCGGCCCGAGATCCTCTGCCTCGACGAGTTCTCGATCGCGATCGACCCCGTGACGACGATGCGGATCGAGGACGTCCTCAAGGAGCTGCGGGAGGAGATCACGATCATCCTCGTGACGAACCTGACGCAGCAGGCCCGCCGCCTCTCCGACCGGACGATGTTCCTGCTGGAAGGCGAGATCGTGGAGCTCGACGCGAGCGAGGTCGTCTTCTCCGGCGACGCCCGGAGCGAGAAGACCCGCGACTACGTCAACGGGGTGTTCGGGTGA
- a CDS encoding carboxypeptidase regulatory-like domain-containing protein: MIDPSHSSIARTQQYTIRDLTLLGILFLAAWAALPVRAAESPVAAPPPAATPAPEAPTGRLAVSFLSPSERVEEPLVVTLTPALPAEMPGPRAAEIERRLVLARRPESSQAVFEGLAPGRWVLAWSGPGVSSDERGVTLSAGPTLSVDVPLRGGRSLAGSVRDDLGMVVAGAEVVVRTAAGPFDGTPRPVITAKSGGDGGFKLAGLPVDEDLAWEAKAEGHEVSKGRLGGETSLQVVLERAQRVTGRVVDADGKPIEGARVSVSWALKDADGVAREHRSQPGPILTDATGVFAFHRLYRWDGNLLVRARGHISARRELEALPTLGESRELDLGTLTLEEGRTIPGRVVAAEGGAPIAKAQLTAEWALSPRLLDWAHATSDEEGAFELSGLPEGSPVRLAAKAPGYALTWIDLSPEATSAELALRRGGKIEGLVCGTPAELARTSVWFGSEARRHSSGENLEVGPDGRFVVENAEPGRWTFTRAWSHRDAAGRTLGGAGGVANAEASATVEDGATARVRLACDGILVTGAVVANGTVPGERVLVLSRANRDFGDGLVDGASGRFAIRVPVPGRYEVWGARPPSGHAFASPACNVPPEGLAGCVLDLSSVPAM, from the coding sequence GTGATCGACCCGTCTCATTCGTCCATCGCGCGCACCCAGCAATACACCATTCGAGACCTGACCCTATTGGGCATTCTCTTCCTCGCCGCATGGGCCGCGTTGCCGGTCCGCGCGGCGGAAAGCCCCGTCGCGGCGCCGCCGCCGGCCGCGACGCCCGCACCGGAGGCCCCGACGGGGAGACTCGCCGTCTCGTTCCTCTCGCCGAGCGAACGCGTCGAGGAGCCGCTCGTCGTCACGCTGACCCCCGCCCTCCCTGCGGAGATGCCGGGCCCGCGTGCGGCCGAGATCGAGAGGCGCCTGGTCCTGGCACGCCGCCCCGAGAGCTCCCAGGCCGTCTTCGAGGGGCTCGCGCCGGGCCGCTGGGTCCTCGCGTGGAGCGGACCGGGGGTCTCGTCCGACGAGAGGGGCGTGACGCTCTCCGCCGGGCCGACGCTCTCTGTCGACGTGCCGCTCCGCGGCGGACGGTCGCTGGCGGGAAGCGTGCGCGACGACCTCGGGATGGTCGTGGCCGGAGCGGAGGTCGTCGTCCGGACCGCAGCCGGCCCGTTCGACGGCACGCCCCGCCCCGTGATCACCGCGAAGAGCGGCGGCGACGGCGGGTTCAAGCTCGCCGGCCTCCCGGTCGACGAGGACCTCGCCTGGGAGGCGAAGGCCGAGGGACACGAGGTCTCGAAGGGCCGGCTCGGAGGAGAGACGTCGCTCCAGGTCGTCCTCGAGAGGGCGCAGCGGGTGACGGGCCGCGTCGTCGACGCCGACGGGAAGCCGATCGAGGGCGCCAGAGTAAGCGTGAGCTGGGCCCTCAAGGACGCCGACGGCGTCGCCCGCGAGCACCGGAGCCAGCCCGGTCCGATCCTGACGGACGCGACCGGCGTCTTCGCGTTCCACCGACTCTACCGATGGGACGGGAACCTCCTCGTCCGCGCACGCGGACACATCTCGGCACGGCGGGAGCTCGAGGCCCTCCCCACCCTCGGGGAGTCTCGGGAGCTCGACCTCGGCACGCTGACGCTCGAGGAGGGCCGCACGATTCCGGGCCGGGTCGTTGCCGCGGAAGGAGGGGCGCCGATCGCGAAGGCGCAACTGACGGCCGAGTGGGCGCTCTCGCCCCGTCTCCTCGACTGGGCCCACGCGACGAGCGACGAGGAAGGGGCGTTCGAGCTGAGCGGGCTGCCCGAGGGATCTCCCGTCCGGCTCGCCGCGAAGGCGCCGGGCTACGCGCTCACGTGGATCGATCTCTCCCCCGAGGCGACGTCGGCGGAGCTGGCTCTCCGGCGAGGCGGGAAGATCGAGGGGCTCGTCTGCGGCACGCCCGCCGAGCTCGCGCGGACGTCCGTCTGGTTCGGGTCGGAGGCGAGGCGGCACTCGAGCGGCGAAAACCTCGAGGTCGGCCCCGACGGCCGCTTCGTCGTCGAGAACGCCGAGCCGGGACGTTGGACCTTCACCCGTGCCTGGAGCCATCGCGACGCGGCCGGGCGGACCCTGGGCGGAGCGGGCGGGGTCGCGAATGCAGAGGCCTCCGCCACCGTCGAGGACGGCGCCACGGCCCGCGTCCGGCTCGCCTGCGACGGGATCCTCGTGACGGGAGCGGTCGTCGCGAACGGAACGGTGCCCGGAGAGAGGGTCCTCGTCCTCTCCCGCGCGAACCGGGACTTCGGCGACGGGCTCGTCGACGGCGCCAGCGGACGCTTCGCGATCCGCGTCCCGGTGCCGGGCCGATACGAGGTCTGGGGAGCCCGCCCGCCGTCCGGCCACGCCTTCGCCTCGCCGGCCTGCAACGTGCCCCCCGAGGGCCTCGCGGGATGCGTCCTCGACCTGTCGTCCGTGCCGGCGATGTGA
- a CDS encoding phosphate ABC transporter ATP-binding protein, translating to MSAVPNAIETRGLSLWYGSFQALFDVSTDIKSGIITALIGPSGCGKTTLLRCFNRVNERYGSVRTAGEIRILGESIYDPDVSLIELRRAVGMVFQRPNPLPISVYENVVFGLRVHAPRTELKRSLLDEAVEKALTEVGLWKDLKDRLNAKATGLLLEQQQKLCLARLLPLKPEVILMDEPASALDVGGTRAIEELMFELAGRYTIVIVTHNMAQARRASDECIFMLMGKMVEHARTEDLFLNPGDPRTAEYIEGRYA from the coding sequence GTGAGCGCCGTACCGAACGCCATCGAGACCCGCGGGCTCTCCCTCTGGTACGGCAGCTTCCAGGCGCTCTTCGACGTCTCGACCGACATCAAGAGCGGGATCATCACCGCCCTCATCGGCCCCAGCGGCTGCGGCAAGACGACGCTCCTGCGCTGCTTCAACCGCGTGAACGAGCGCTACGGCAGCGTCCGCACCGCCGGGGAGATCCGGATCCTCGGGGAGAGCATCTACGACCCCGACGTGTCGCTCATCGAGCTGCGCCGCGCCGTGGGGATGGTCTTCCAGCGCCCGAACCCCCTCCCCATCTCGGTCTACGAGAACGTCGTCTTCGGCCTGCGCGTCCACGCGCCGCGCACCGAGCTGAAGCGCTCCCTCCTCGACGAGGCGGTCGAGAAGGCCCTCACCGAGGTCGGGCTCTGGAAGGACCTGAAGGACCGCCTGAACGCGAAGGCGACGGGCCTCCTCCTCGAGCAGCAGCAGAAGCTCTGCCTCGCGCGCCTCCTCCCGCTCAAGCCCGAGGTCATCCTGATGGACGAGCCCGCCTCCGCCCTCGACGTCGGCGGCACGCGCGCCATCGAGGAGCTGATGTTCGAGCTGGCCGGGCGCTACACGATCGTCATCGTGACGCACAACATGGCGCAGGCGCGGCGGGCGAGCGACGAGTGCATCTTCATGCTCATGGGAAAGATGGTCGAGCACGCCCGCACCGAAGACCTCTTCCTCAACCCGGGCGACCCGAGGACCGCGGAGTACATCGAAGGGCGCTACGCGTAG